A region from the Terriglobia bacterium genome encodes:
- a CDS encoding Glu/Leu/Phe/Val dehydrogenase — translation MSNNSFSAFQMAQTQFDRVADQLNLDKATKELLRNPMREYQFNIPVRMDDGSVRIFRGFRVQHNDARGPSKGGIRFHPQETIDTVRALSMWMTWKCAVVDIPLGGAKGGVICDPHNLSQREQEAICRGWVRQIARNVGPLADVPAPDVMTNAQHMLWILDEFEVIHGGKYPGFITGKPVGMGGSLGRTEATGYGVVYTLREALHELGANTEKTVASVQGFGNVAQYAIRLYQQMGGTVICVSSWDQNDQTSYAFKLASGVDVDALLAITDRFGGIDKDKARKLGYEVLPGEAWLEQNVDILIPAALENQITGENTGKIQKRVRIIAEGANGPTTPEADAALKPRGIFVIPDFLANAGGVTCSYFEQVQSNMNFFWEKDEVLNRLDTKMTSAFHAVHELAKKKKLYMRDAAYVIAISRVAQACKDRGWV, via the coding sequence ATGAGCAATAACTCTTTTAGTGCATTTCAGATGGCACAGACGCAGTTTGACCGTGTAGCCGACCAGCTTAACCTCGATAAGGCAACCAAGGAATTGTTGCGAAATCCGATGCGTGAGTATCAGTTCAACATCCCGGTCCGGATGGACGACGGCAGCGTCAGGATTTTCCGCGGTTTCCGTGTGCAGCACAACGATGCGCGCGGCCCTTCCAAGGGCGGCATCCGCTTTCACCCGCAGGAAACGATCGACACCGTCCGGGCCCTGTCCATGTGGATGACCTGGAAGTGCGCCGTGGTCGATATTCCCCTTGGTGGCGCCAAGGGCGGAGTGATATGCGATCCGCACAATCTGAGCCAGCGCGAGCAGGAGGCCATCTGCCGCGGCTGGGTTCGGCAAATCGCGCGGAATGTCGGGCCGCTGGCGGACGTGCCCGCACCCGATGTCATGACCAATGCCCAGCACATGCTGTGGATTCTGGATGAGTTTGAAGTCATCCATGGCGGCAAATATCCCGGATTCATTACCGGAAAGCCCGTGGGCATGGGCGGCTCGCTCGGGCGCACCGAGGCTACCGGTTATGGGGTGGTCTACACGCTGCGCGAGGCGCTCCATGAGCTTGGCGCCAATACTGAGAAAACAGTCGCAAGCGTGCAGGGCTTTGGCAACGTTGCACAATACGCGATCCGCCTTTATCAGCAGATGGGCGGCACGGTCATTTGTGTCTCCTCCTGGGATCAGAACGACCAGACCTCGTACGCCTTCAAGCTCGCTTCCGGCGTCGACGTGGATGCCTTGCTGGCCATCACCGACCGCTTCGGCGGCATCGACAAGGACAAGGCGCGCAAACTGGGCTATGAGGTGCTGCCCGGAGAGGCCTGGCTGGAGCAGAACGTGGACATCCTCATCCCGGCCGCGCTGGAAAACCAGATCACGGGCGAAAATACCGGCAAGATTCAGAAAAGGGTCAGGATCATCGCCGAAGGAGCGAACGGACCCACAACACCCGAAGCCGACGCAGCTTTGAAACCGCGTGGGATTTTCGTGATTCCCGATTTCCTGGCCAACGCCGGCGGCGTCACCTGCAGCTACTTCGAGCAGGTGCAGAGCAACATGAACTTCTTCTGGGAAAAGGATGAAGTCCTCAACCGGCTCGACACCAAAATGACCTCGGCCTTCCACGCGGTTCATGAACTGGCAAAGAAGAAGAAGCTCTATATGAGAGATGCAGCCTACGTCATCGCGATCAGCCGCGTGGCTCAGGCATGCAAAGACCGCGGCTGGGTCTAA
- a CDS encoding NYN domain-containing protein → MQSRPRSKHSPLHCCKEPRLIEVDNLSEERLKIAVFIDFDNIEIGVKKTLSRHFDVGTVLEAIKERGEVVTKIAYGDWKHAADYSRAMTQHAVHMVQRNLTPGGDKNGADITLALDALEMAFTRSHINAFVIVGGDSDFIALVEKLKQYDKMVFVVGGRSFTSSILQKNCHEFIAYENLIGIHPVVRKAAGKTPAVSTAQLRDAFPPLRRALEILADREVSPQLGLLKSTLLQLDSTFSERDYGVHSFREFIQKMANAGFVNLKQVDRSLLVGLNDGENAPTPAAPVVAPPHAAAAVPQEAEPESAPAPAGEPAAAPAQYAGAVVAVRRILGQMGSKSHWPMYLRSFKHLLRSADPSFDERRFGISSIHDLARQAQREGLLRIERNRQGILRIYPGDQFPQADQPESPGEAEEAASVETTVPAAEVFPGTDAPHPLEPAIEAMVESPVESLSEEPPQDAPAAAAEEKPRRRRTTGAPLTARRTRATARRPRTARKTAESE, encoded by the coding sequence ATGCAATCCCGGCCGAGGAGCAAACATAGTCCTCTGCACTGTTGCAAAGAGCCGAGGCTCATTGAGGTAGATAACTTGAGTGAAGAACGTTTAAAGATCGCCGTCTTTATCGATTTCGACAACATCGAGATCGGGGTAAAGAAAACGCTTTCCAGGCACTTCGATGTCGGGACGGTTCTGGAAGCGATCAAGGAACGCGGTGAGGTGGTGACAAAGATCGCATACGGCGACTGGAAGCATGCCGCAGATTACAGCCGGGCCATGACCCAGCATGCCGTACACATGGTTCAGCGCAACCTGACGCCGGGCGGGGACAAGAATGGCGCCGATATCACGCTGGCGTTGGACGCCCTCGAGATGGCGTTCACAAGAAGCCACATCAACGCTTTTGTAATCGTCGGCGGCGACAGTGATTTCATCGCGCTCGTGGAGAAGCTCAAGCAGTACGACAAGATGGTGTTCGTGGTAGGAGGACGCTCCTTTACCAGCAGCATCCTGCAGAAGAACTGCCACGAGTTCATTGCCTACGAGAACCTGATCGGCATCCATCCGGTCGTCCGCAAAGCCGCCGGGAAGACGCCTGCCGTAAGTACTGCCCAGTTGCGGGACGCTTTCCCGCCCCTGCGTCGCGCTCTCGAGATCCTGGCGGATCGCGAGGTGTCACCTCAGCTTGGCCTGTTGAAGAGCACTCTGTTGCAGCTCGATTCAACATTTTCCGAACGTGACTACGGCGTCCATTCCTTCCGCGAGTTCATCCAGAAAATGGCCAATGCGGGCTTCGTCAACCTCAAACAGGTGGACCGCAGCCTGCTGGTGGGGCTTAACGATGGTGAGAACGCACCGACGCCGGCTGCCCCGGTCGTGGCCCCCCCTCATGCCGCCGCCGCCGTTCCCCAGGAGGCCGAGCCGGAGTCGGCTCCTGCGCCTGCCGGAGAGCCGGCGGCGGCTCCGGCTCAATACGCAGGAGCGGTCGTTGCCGTCCGCCGGATCCTGGGGCAGATGGGGTCCAAGTCGCACTGGCCCATGTATCTGCGCAGCTTCAAGCACTTGCTCCGGTCAGCCGATCCCTCGTTTGATGAGCGCCGCTTTGGCATTTCCAGCATTCATGACTTGGCCCGCCAGGCGCAGCGCGAGGGTCTGCTCCGGATCGAGCGCAATCGTCAGGGCATCCTCCGCATCTATCCTGGCGACCAGTTCCCGCAAGCCGATCAACCTGAGTCGCCCGGGGAGGCGGAGGAGGCGGCGTCTGTAGAAACGACGGTTCCGGCAGCTGAGGTCTTTCCCGGAACCGATGCGCCGCATCCCCTGGAACCAGCGATCGAGGCCATGGTCGAGTCTCCGGTAGAAAGCCTGAGCGAAGAACCACCTCAGGATGCGCCGGCGGCCGCTGCCGAGGAGAAACCAAGGCGCAGGAGAACAACCGGAGCTCCGTTGACGGCCAGACGCACGAGAGCCACGGCCAGAAGGCCGAGAACGGCCAGGAAAACCGCCGAAAGCGAGTAG
- a CDS encoding response regulator, whose product MTATGSNAKTILVVEDEPVVLDLVNNILQDEGYNVISARNGEEALQIEEKHTGPIDLVLTDIVMPGMSGGELIQRLQARKPGVHVLYMSGYTKYTVVNHGILESVDSFIWKPFSPAELLQKIRELLDGPGEAD is encoded by the coding sequence ATGACGGCCACAGGCAGCAACGCGAAAACGATTCTGGTCGTAGAAGATGAGCCGGTTGTCCTGGATCTTGTTAATAACATTCTCCAGGATGAGGGCTATAACGTAATTTCCGCCCGCAACGGCGAGGAAGCTCTGCAAATCGAGGAGAAGCACACCGGCCCCATCGACCTTGTCCTGACGGACATCGTAATGCCTGGCATGAGCGGCGGCGAGTTGATTCAAAGACTCCAGGCTCGGAAGCCCGGGGTTCATGTCTTATATATGTCGGGATACACAAAATATACCGTGGTCAACCACGGCATCCTCGAAAGCGTGGATTCCTTCATTTGGAAGCCTTTTTCTCCGGCGGAGTTGCTGCAAAAAATCCGCGAATTGCTCGACGGCCCAGGGGAAGCAGACTGA
- a CDS encoding DUF177 domain-containing protein — protein MFIEIERLTLEPLHVQHVYGIGELQFKHADAALEEPVATDFILTHKEKDLRVVGTIQTAIRYQCSRCLKEFSAPLDGSFDLFYLPQADWKKDEEVELKYEDMEVGYYDGLGLDVDLMVLEQIELAMPMKFICREGCKGLCPSCGADLNEGQCLCKVDTTDSRLAVLRDFHSKMKE, from the coding sequence GTGTTCATCGAAATCGAGCGCTTGACACTGGAACCGTTGCACGTCCAGCATGTGTACGGTATCGGTGAGCTCCAGTTCAAGCATGCGGACGCCGCTCTGGAGGAGCCCGTTGCCACGGATTTCATCCTGACGCACAAAGAGAAAGATCTTCGCGTTGTAGGGACGATTCAGACTGCGATCCGGTATCAATGTTCCAGATGTCTCAAGGAGTTTTCCGCTCCTTTGGACGGCAGCTTCGACCTTTTTTACCTTCCTCAGGCTGACTGGAAGAAGGATGAGGAGGTCGAGCTGAAGTATGAAGACATGGAGGTCGGCTATTATGACGGCCTTGGTCTGGATGTCGACCTGATGGTGCTGGAGCAGATTGAGTTGGCAATGCCTATGAAGTTTATCTGCCGCGAAGGGTGTAAAGGGCTCTGTCCATCCTGCGGCGCGGACTTGAACGAAGGGCAGTGCCTCTGCAAGGTTGACACGACGGATTCCAGGCTTGCCGTGCTCCGGGATTTCCACAGCAAGATGAAAGAGTAA
- the rpmF gene encoding 50S ribosomal protein L32, with product MPNPKRRHSKARRGKRRAHDFLHPVTPGICPQCLEPKMPHQACPKCGYYKGQQVMEGEEEI from the coding sequence ATGCCAAACCCGAAACGCAGACATTCCAAAGCGCGCCGCGGCAAGCGCCGGGCGCATGACTTCCTGCATCCTGTCACCCCGGGCATTTGCCCGCAGTGTCTGGAACCGAAGATGCCGCATCAGGCCTGCCCCAAGTGCGGTTACTACAAGGGCCAGCAGGTAATGGAAGGAGAGGAAGAGATCTAG
- the plsX gene encoding phosphate acyltransferase PlsX, translated as MIKIAVDGMGSDNSPRSEVEGAIQASRDYGVHVILVGKESLLGPLLKAPARGASVELRHASEVIAMDEQPTAALRRKKDSSIRVAADLVRQGLASGLVSAGNTGAVMAISKMVIGAVPGVDRPALAAVLPTLKGHAVLLDVGANVSCKPHHLVQFAIMGHLFSKKIVGVSSPRVGLMSVGEEESKGNDLTKEVHKALKEIRLNFIGNVEGRDIYNGRADVIVCDGFTGNVALKTSEGLIEAVVLLLKEELSSTLQAMVGALLSQQSFKRLKKRLDYSEYGGAPLLGLRGVSIICHGRSSSNAIKNAIRVAKEFAENQVNAKLETELSQVGSYAKGCVPD; from the coding sequence ATGATCAAGATAGCCGTTGATGGGATGGGCAGCGACAACTCGCCCCGGAGTGAAGTGGAGGGCGCGATACAGGCCTCCAGGGACTATGGCGTCCACGTTATCCTGGTAGGCAAGGAGTCGCTGTTGGGCCCTCTCCTGAAGGCGCCGGCGCGCGGCGCCTCCGTTGAGTTGCGGCATGCCTCCGAAGTGATTGCCATGGATGAGCAGCCCACCGCCGCGCTGCGCAGGAAGAAGGATTCCTCGATCCGCGTGGCTGCGGACCTGGTGCGTCAGGGATTGGCGAGCGGGCTGGTAAGCGCCGGCAACACGGGCGCGGTCATGGCGATTTCCAAGATGGTCATCGGGGCGGTCCCGGGAGTCGATCGGCCCGCACTGGCAGCCGTGCTCCCGACTCTCAAGGGTCACGCCGTCCTGCTCGATGTCGGTGCCAACGTCTCCTGCAAGCCGCACCACCTGGTTCAGTTCGCCATCATGGGGCATTTGTTCAGCAAGAAGATCGTGGGCGTCTCCTCCCCGCGTGTGGGCTTGATGTCGGTGGGCGAGGAGGAATCCAAGGGCAACGATCTCACCAAAGAAGTGCACAAGGCGCTGAAGGAAATCCGCCTCAACTTCATCGGCAACGTGGAAGGACGGGACATATACAACGGCCGGGCCGACGTGATCGTTTGCGACGGCTTTACCGGAAACGTGGCACTGAAGACGAGTGAGGGGCTAATCGAGGCCGTCGTGCTGCTTCTCAAAGAAGAGCTCTCCAGCACTCTTCAGGCCATGGTGGGCGCCCTGTTGAGCCAGCAATCCTTCAAGCGTCTGAAAAAACGCCTCGACTACTCGGAGTATGGCGGGGCTCCTCTGCTCGGCCTCCGAGGAGTTTCCATCATCTGTCACGGAAGGTCCAGCAGCAACGCCATCAAGAACGCGATCCGGGTCGCAAAGGAGTTCGCGGAGAATCAGGTCAACGCCAAACTGGAAACCGAGCTGAGCCAAGTGGGCAGCTATGCCAAGGGCTGTGTGCCGGATTAG
- the acpP gene encoding acyl carrier protein, with the protein MASVEEKVKSIIVDQLGVSEGEVTAVASFVDDLGADSLDTIELVMAFEEAFGIEIPDEDAEKIRTVKNAIDYIESHVN; encoded by the coding sequence ATGGCGTCTGTTGAAGAGAAAGTGAAGTCCATCATCGTGGATCAGTTGGGTGTCAGTGAGGGGGAAGTCACGGCCGTGGCATCGTTTGTCGACGACCTCGGCGCCGACTCGCTCGATACCATCGAGCTGGTGATGGCGTTCGAAGAGGCATTCGGCATCGAAATCCCCGATGAGGATGCGGAGAAGATCCGGACCGTCAAGAACGCGATCGACTATATCGAATCCCACGTCAATTAG
- the fabF gene encoding beta-ketoacyl-ACP synthase II, with protein MKRRVVITGVGLVTPLGNGTQETWRGLLDGRSGVGPITRFDASQFPTRIAAEIKSFDPTLFMEKKEVKKMDTFIHYAVAASEYAMRDAGLARWDGVAGDSVGVIIGSGIGGFGSIEAEHLALLAHGPRRISPFFIPSSIVNLAAGRVSMQFGARGPNSAPCTACSAGSHAVGDSFRIIERGDAEIMIAGGSEAAITPLGVGGFDAMKALSTRNDEPTRASRPFDRDRDGFVLGEGAGILILEALDHALGRGAKIYAEVVGYGMSGDAYHITAPPPGGDGAVRAMRMALKGAGVTPDQVDYINAHGTSTQPNDRTETAAIRTVFGEHAGKLAVSSTKSMIGHLLGAAGAMEAGVTALTIRDQIMHPTINQDNADPECDLDYVPNKARRAHIRYALTNSFGFGGTNACILLRRFER; from the coding sequence GTGAAGCGGCGCGTAGTCATCACCGGCGTTGGCCTCGTGACTCCTCTGGGGAACGGTACCCAGGAGACGTGGCGAGGTCTGCTGGATGGGCGATCGGGAGTCGGGCCGATTACGCGCTTCGACGCTTCTCAGTTTCCGACCAGGATTGCAGCTGAGATCAAGAGCTTTGACCCCACGCTGTTCATGGAGAAGAAGGAAGTAAAAAAGATGGACACCTTCATCCACTACGCCGTGGCCGCGTCGGAGTACGCCATGCGGGATGCCGGGCTTGCGCGCTGGGACGGCGTGGCAGGGGACTCTGTGGGGGTGATCATAGGCTCGGGCATCGGCGGCTTCGGCAGCATCGAGGCCGAACACCTGGCCCTGCTCGCCCATGGCCCGAGGCGGATCTCTCCCTTCTTCATTCCATCGAGCATCGTGAATCTTGCCGCGGGCCGCGTGTCGATGCAGTTCGGCGCGCGCGGGCCGAATTCGGCGCCGTGCACGGCCTGTTCTGCCGGCAGTCACGCAGTCGGCGACTCCTTCAGAATCATCGAGCGCGGGGATGCGGAAATCATGATCGCGGGGGGGAGCGAGGCCGCCATCACTCCTTTGGGCGTGGGCGGGTTTGATGCCATGAAAGCGCTGTCGACCCGCAATGATGAGCCGACACGGGCCAGCCGTCCTTTCGACCGGGACCGTGATGGCTTCGTTCTGGGCGAAGGCGCGGGCATTCTGATCCTCGAAGCGCTCGATCACGCTCTCGGAAGGGGCGCCAAGATATACGCCGAAGTGGTTGGCTACGGCATGTCCGGCGACGCCTATCACATTACAGCACCCCCGCCGGGGGGCGACGGTGCCGTGCGGGCCATGCGCATGGCACTCAAAGGCGCGGGCGTCACTCCGGATCAGGTCGATTACATCAACGCGCACGGGACTTCCACGCAGCCCAACGACAGAACCGAAACTGCCGCGATCCGCACCGTCTTCGGAGAGCACGCCGGCAAGCTTGCCGTGAGCTCCACTAAATCCATGATCGGCCATCTGCTGGGTGCGGCCGGCGCGATGGAAGCAGGGGTTACAGCACTGACCATCCGGGATCAGATCATGCACCCGACCATCAACCAGGACAACGCGGACCCGGAGTGCGACCTCGATTATGTGCCCAACAAGGCGCGCCGGGCGCATATCCGCTATGCGCTCACGAACAGCTTCGGCTTCGGCGGCACCAATGCCTGCATTCTGTTGAGGCGCTTCGAGCGCTGA